GGAGCGGCAGCCGATCGAAGAGCGTTGCGAGCTGCCACCGTTCGCCGGAGCGCCGCCAGAATGGGGGCGTCTCGCCGCCCGCTTCAACGAAGGCGAGGTAGTCGCCGTTCGTAACGTTGTCTGCTTCGATTTCGAAAGCACCGACGCGAACCGTCGTTTCGCCGAACTCATTGTCCCAGCCAAACGCAATCGCCTCACGGGGCGCGCCGAGCGTCGCCGTGCCCGCCGGAATCTCTACCCGGCGGTACGGGGGAGGAACGGCGTCGCGGTGCTCGCTTGGAAGAACGCGCTTGCTCTCGCGCGGCAACTGGTGAATCATGTAGAGCAGCGTCTCGTGGTGCATCTGTTCGTGCTCGATGATGTTGTAGGCGCTTTGCGCTCGAACCAGACGCGGGTTGTCGTCATCGTCGATGCGCGCGCGAGCGAGCGCATCCCGCACGCGCGCATCGCAAGCACGCGCGAAGGCGCGAACGGCTTCGCGCTGCGGCCATTCGGTCGGTGCGACAGCGGCGGCCTCGGAAGGATTGCCGGGATCGATGCCTCGCTGGAAGAGGCGCTCTAGGTCCTCGTCGATCGGTGCGCTGCCGAGCGCTCGCCGCACGAGCGTCAAGAAGCTAAATCCCGGAATGTGGCCTTCGTAGAATAGGAACGGGTGACGCAGCGGAATCGGCCGCTCGTAGTACGCCTGCGGATCGAGCAGATCGAAAATCAGCTCGGTACGCTGCCGGTTCTCCTCGTAGGCGCCCTGCAGTATCGCGCGCTCCCGCGTAAGCCCCGAAATCATCGCCCCCGCCCCTTCGCAACCGGTCAGGAAGAGACATTCCCCGGGTCCGGCGAAAACGGCCGCTCATGACCGCTGGCGAGGCTGCATTCCTGAGCCGACTCACGATCGACCAAGAGGAGGCCGGCTCCACGAGCGGCAGCTTTGCGGAAGACGTGCGCGCGGGCCTCACGTCGTCACCCAAGTGCCTTCCGGCGCGCCACCTGTACGATGCGATCGGATCTGCGTTGTATGAAGCCATCACGCTGTTGCCGGAGTACTATCTCACGCGCGCCGAGCGCGCGATTCTCGAACGCTACGCGGGCGTGATTCTGGAGCGCGTCGGGGATGCCGAGATCGTCGAGCTGGGGCCAGGAGACGGGAGCAAGTCGCGTATCGTCATCGAGGCGGCGCTGCGCCGGCAGCAGATCGTACGCTACCATCCGATCGACATCTCCGCGGCGGCGTTACAGGCGCTGGCCGAGCGCCTCGTCGTCGAGTACGACCGTCTTATCGTAGCCGCGCACTGCGGCGACTACCGCCGCGCTTTGCTCGCGCGCCGGCTGCGCGGCGACGCGCGCGTGATGGTGATGTTTCTCGGTTCGAGCATCGGAAACTACGAGCGCCGCGAAGCGGTTGGGCTTCTGCAGAGCATCGCCACGGCGCTGCGTCCCGGGGACGCACTGCTGCTCGGCGTCGATTTGAAGAAGTCTCGCCAAGAACTGGAGCTCGCCTATAACGATCCGTGCGGGGTCACCGCGGCGTTCAATCGCAACGTCCTTGCCCGCATCAATCGCGAGCTGGGCGGCGCGTTCGATCTCCAAGCGTTTCGCTTTCTCGTCGCGTACGACGAGCGGCGCGCATGCGTCGATTCCTTCCAGGAGTCGACGACCGATCAACGCGTTGGGATCGCGGCGCTCGGCATGCACGTCGATTTTGCCCGCGGCGAGCGCATTCACACGGAATCATCGTACAAGTACGATGCGGACGAGATACGCTCGATGGCGCAAGACAGCGGCTTTAGCGTGGATGACGCCTGGACCGACGGCGCGCAGCGCTTCAGCGTGAACTTGCTCGCGCGCCGCTAGGACGTAAGGTCGCGACTCCGAGCGCGAAATAGATATGCTCGTTGCGCTGCGAGAGCATATCAGCCAACGCGCATAGGCGCCTGAGAGAGAAGGACCCGCGTACCGAAGCACGCGAGCCCTTTCTGGTCGCTACGTTGCGCTAACGGATGCCGTTGTGCGGTGGTCTGTACGTCGAGCCGTAGGAGTTACGCGATCCGCCACGGCGAATCTGGCCGTACCGGCCCCTGCCGTATTGGCTCTGGCCGTATCGGCCCTGGCCGTATCGGCTCTGGCCGTATCGGCCCTGGCCGTATTGGCGACCGCCGCCGCGGTTCCAGCTGCCGTAGCGCTGCGGAAACCGGTGGTAGCGGTAGTAGTTGGCAGCCTCGCGCGAGACGTACCAGCGACGGTTGTCGCGTTCGTAGTATGGGCGTCCGCTGTTGTCGTAGGCGATCGCCCCGACGATCAGGGCGGCGGCGGCTGCGATCGCAATGGTCGACGTCGTATCCGCCGAGGCGGGACGCGGCATCGCGACGAGCGCGGCAGCGAGGACGCCGCTCGCGAGGACGAGCTTGGCGGCGACCGGTTTGATGAAGTTGACGAGCATGGTGCTTCTCCGTTCTGTTGCGACCCGAAAAGAGCGGGCTGCACATAGGAAACGGGGCGCCGCTTCGAATCGGCCCGCGAGATCATTAACTGGCCATTGAGGGCTACTGTGAGAGCGCTGAGAGCGTCACCCGGTTCAAATCGTGTAAAGCGCACATTTCGCAGCATGGAATTGGCCGAACATAAGACGGCATGGAGCAACGCGCTGCAATTGAAGCGTGCTTGGATAGCATCGCGCGCGACGCAGCGATCGGGCCGGTCGCGGTCGTTGCGGCGAATGCGGTGCTCGCTTCGCGCGTGGGTCATCACGACGCCGCCGAGGCCTGGTTCAACCTTGCCATCGAGCGCGTCGGGGACCTGGAGTCCAAAGCGGCGCTCGCCTACCGCTCGTCGCTTGCCTTGCTACGGCGCGGGCGCGTCGAGTGCATCCCCCGGCTCGAGCGCTTTGCCGATCAAGGGTCGTCGCTTTCGGCCGCTCTGAACGCGACGCTCGCGACGGCCTACGTGCTTGCCGATCGCATGCCGGATGCGTACCGTCGTGCGTATCGCGCGCGCGACATCCTTGCCGGTGATGCGGAGTGCGCGCAGCGCGCGCGCACGCTCTATCAGATCGGGTACGTTGCGTTGCGCGCGGGCGAGCTTACCGACGCCAAGACCTTCGCCCACGAGGCGATCGAGTCGGCGCGACGGTGCGAAGACGACGACATCGCCGCTCGCGGCTACAGCCTCCTGTACGAGCTCGCGTACTACATAGAGTGCGACCCACGAAGTGCCCTGCGCTACGTGGAGCTGGCAGAATCGTTCGCCGCAAAGTCGGGCGACGCGCACATCCGCACGTGGGCGATCATGGGGGCGCTCTATATCGAGATGGAGGCGGGCAACCTCAGCCGAGCGCGCGAACGCGAGCGGGCGCTGAGCGCCATCGACGTGGTGCAGAGCGCCGAACAGACGAGCGAGGCACTCGTGCCGGCGCAAGCGCTACGATGCGCATGGAACGGCGACTTCGCGCGGGCGTATCGCATCGTCGCCGAAAGCGGGGAGTCGCAGATCTCGGCCGACCGGCGCGCTCTGCGCTTTGCCGAGGCGGCGCTCTACGCGGCGGCCGCAGGCCTCACCGATGCCGCGCGCGCTGCGATCGAATCGGCGGATTGGACGCTCGCGCAATCGCCGTCGAAAACGAAAGAACATATCGTAGCGCTCGCGTACCTCGTGCTCGCCGCCGCGTCCGCGACCGGCGTCGACGAAGCCGCCCGGCGGCTGCAGAGCCTCTCGGCGATGCGCGCGGAGGTTCCCATTGCGATGGATGCACTCATCGCCGCCGTCGAAGCCGTCTTCGGAAGCTGGACGTCGGCGAAGAACCACGACGAGCTGCTCGATGCCTTTGCAGCGCTCCGCGCGCAGTACCTGGGCGGGATATCGATGCTCCTCGAAGCCCTTCCGGCGCTCGCGTAAAGCTTCGGTCAAATCTCGCTCGACTCGGGACTTTCGACCTACGCATCCGATTGATGCGCGCGCGCGTTCCGAGCTAGACTGACGTCATGGATGGCTCGATCGCGCGGTCCGGTACGCTGCTGTTCAGCGAGCGCCGCGCCTTCTTGCGCGACGCGATTCTCGAAGGAGCCCCGGAAGCAAAGAACTCGGTCTTCGCGCGTGCGTTCGCAGAGTGTTTCGTCGACCGCGTTGCGGAAGCGCTCGAAGAGGGCGCGTGGACGCCGTTCTTGACCTGGGTCGACGTTACGTACCGCCGGCATGCCGAATCGGTCCCTGCGCGCTCCCTTTTTACCGCCGCTCCCCGAGCGGTCTCGGACGCGCTCGACACGATTGGAACGCCGCCGGACGTGCTCGAGCGGTTCCGGTCGGTGGCGCAGGAGATCGCGACGATCGCGGACGGCATTCTCAGCGCTGACGGGGCGGACCATGCAGGAGTGCTCGAAGAGATCGACGTCGCGCTAGCGAGCGTCGTCGGCGAGCTTCGCGCGCTCGACCCGATGACGGCGGATCACGCGCAGGCCGTGTCGGCATGGTGCGGGCGCGTTGCCGAGCGGATGGGCTTGACGAAACCCGAGGCGAGAAAAGTAACGCGAGGCGGGCTCGTCCACGATTTCGGTAAGACTGCGATTCCAAGAGAGATTCTCACGGCGCCTCGCTGCCTGAGCGACGAGGAATGGGATCTCATGCGCGAGCACGTTCTTGCCGGTGAGCGCGCGATTCGCGAGACGCCGTCGCTCCGGCAGTTCTGCTCGATCGTGCGCTCGCATCACGAGCGGTTCGACGGTTTGGGCTATCCCGACGGTTTGGAGTCCCATCGCATTCCGATCACCGTTCGCATCGTCGCGGTCGCGGATTCGTTCAACGCGATGATCGCGTCGCGCCCGTATCGGCCTGCGATGAGCCCGGCGCACGCGCTTGCCGAGCTCAAGCGCTGCAGAGGCTCCCAGTTCGATCCGGGTGTCGTCGACGCGATGATCGACGTCGTCACCACGGGACGCCCGTAGGCGATTCCCGGATACAACGGCCCCGCCGGCCTCGGCACGCCGAACGGAACCGGCGCCTTCGAAGGGAAGCGCTAGCACTTCGCGGGGGCTGACGACTGGTTTGCGGGAAAGAACCTCGCGTGAACGATTTCCGTTACACAGCCGTCGAGAGCCCTTCGTCCGCACTCACGGCCATCGCCTCCGACGCGCGGGCGAGGTTCATCGCAGGCGGCACCACGATACTCGATCTCATGAAGGATCGCGTCGAGGATCCGCCGTTGCTCGTCGACATCAACGCGCTTCCTCTGCGCGCAATCGAGCAACGCGACGACGGGCTGCATATCGGTGCCCTCGCGCGGATGGCCGACGTAGCGGAGCATCCGCTCGTACGCGAGGGATTTCCCGCGATCGCGATCGCACTCGAGCAAGCGGCGTCGCCGCAGCTGCGCAACATGGCTTCGATCGGCGGGAACCTGCTCCAGCGTACGCGTTGCTCCTACTTTCGCGACGTTGCGACGCCGTGTAACAAGCGCGCGCCGGGCACCGGC
This DNA window, taken from Candidatus Dormiibacterota bacterium, encodes the following:
- a CDS encoding SUMF1/EgtB/PvdO family nonheme iron enzyme, which translates into the protein MISGLTRERAILQGAYEENRQRTELIFDLLDPQAYYERPIPLRHPFLFYEGHIPGFSFLTLVRRALGSAPIDEDLERLFQRGIDPGNPSEAAAVAPTEWPQREAVRAFARACDARVRDALARARIDDDDNPRLVRAQSAYNIIEHEQMHHETLLYMIHQLPRESKRVLPSEHRDAVPPPYRRVEIPAGTATLGAPREAIAFGWDNEFGETTVRVGAFEIEADNVTNGDYLAFVEAGGETPPFWRRSGERWQLATLFDRLPLPISWPVFVTQRQADAYARWKGLRLPTEAEYHRAAFGTPEGEERAYPWGDAPPDAARGNFGFERFDPVPAGSYPAGASAWGVNDLVGNGWEWTSTPFGPLPGFAPMASYPQYSVDFFDGAHYVLKGASPVTHSRLVRRSFRNWFRADYPYVYATFRCVT
- the egtD gene encoding L-histidine N(alpha)-methyltransferase → MTAGEAAFLSRLTIDQEEAGSTSGSFAEDVRAGLTSSPKCLPARHLYDAIGSALYEAITLLPEYYLTRAERAILERYAGVILERVGDAEIVELGPGDGSKSRIVIEAALRRQQIVRYHPIDISAAALQALAERLVVEYDRLIVAAHCGDYRRALLARRLRGDARVMVMFLGSSIGNYERREAVGLLQSIATALRPGDALLLGVDLKKSRQELELAYNDPCGVTAAFNRNVLARINRELGGAFDLQAFRFLVAYDERRACVDSFQESTTDQRVGIAALGMHVDFARGERIHTESSYKYDADEIRSMAQDSGFSVDDAWTDGAQRFSVNLLARR
- a CDS encoding HD-GYP domain-containing protein, with protein sequence MDGSIARSGTLLFSERRAFLRDAILEGAPEAKNSVFARAFAECFVDRVAEALEEGAWTPFLTWVDVTYRRHAESVPARSLFTAAPRAVSDALDTIGTPPDVLERFRSVAQEIATIADGILSADGADHAGVLEEIDVALASVVGELRALDPMTADHAQAVSAWCGRVAERMGLTKPEARKVTRGGLVHDFGKTAIPREILTAPRCLSDEEWDLMREHVLAGERAIRETPSLRQFCSIVRSHHERFDGLGYPDGLESHRIPITVRIVAVADSFNAMIASRPYRPAMSPAHALAELKRCRGSQFDPGVVDAMIDVVTTGRP